A portion of the Flavobacterium magnum genome contains these proteins:
- a CDS encoding DUF6607 family protein encodes MKSRQPEHLVWGKISVSKQCLTVLAALGFALTSAQENKKAQDIRAIKSMCGCYEVEFNFAETFQHSKDANYKPSKTKLDSGLEWVELVEDRSDKLVLQHLLLVSDSVIVKHWRQDWVYENTDFYRFFKDKTWKFSALPKATVKGQWTQNVYQVDDSPRYSGSATWIHADGRHFWTSTTDAPLPRREYTVRSDYNVLRRTNTHEITSEGWTHDQDNEKIVRDDAGKDVLVASEKGFDVYRKVSDSKCQAARDYWKKNAALWKNVRAKWQAVYGRKKDLNLAVKVNDSFLYEQLFDLKADAGKQESDRIIDSFIK; translated from the coding sequence ATGAAATCAAGACAACCTGAACACCTTGTATGGGGTAAAATTTCTGTTTCAAAACAATGTCTCACCGTTTTGGCCGCGCTGGGTTTCGCGCTGACCAGCGCGCAGGAAAATAAGAAAGCGCAAGACATCAGGGCCATCAAATCGATGTGTGGGTGTTATGAGGTGGAATTCAATTTTGCCGAAACCTTCCAGCATTCCAAAGACGCAAATTACAAGCCTTCGAAAACCAAACTGGACTCCGGACTCGAATGGGTGGAGCTTGTTGAAGATCGGTCGGACAAACTTGTCCTGCAGCATTTATTGTTGGTATCCGATTCGGTTATCGTAAAGCACTGGCGTCAGGACTGGGTTTACGAGAACACCGATTTCTATCGCTTTTTCAAAGACAAGACCTGGAAATTTTCCGCTTTACCGAAAGCGACCGTCAAAGGCCAATGGACACAAAACGTTTACCAGGTGGATGACAGTCCGAGATACAGCGGCAGTGCCACGTGGATTCACGCTGACGGGCGCCATTTCTGGACCAGCACCACTGATGCGCCGCTGCCACGCCGGGAGTACACGGTGCGCAGTGACTACAACGTACTCCGCCGGACCAACACGCACGAAATTACCAGTGAAGGCTGGACACACGACCAGGACAACGAGAAAATCGTCCGTGATGATGCCGGAAAAGACGTACTGGTTGCGAGTGAAAAAGGATTCGACGTCTATCGTAAAGTGTCAGATTCTAAGTGTCAGGCCGCGCGGGATTACTGGAAAAAGAACGCTGCGCTGTGGAAAAACGTGCGTGCCAAGTGGCAGGCGGTGTACGGGCGAAAAAAAGACCTCAACCTGGCCGTAAAGGTGAACGATTCGTTTCTGTACGAGCAGCTGTTCGATCTTAAGGCGGATGCTGGAAAGCAGGAAAGCGACAGGATTATAGACTCGTTTATAAAATAA
- the ctlX gene encoding citrulline utilization hydrolase CtlX has translation MRQNTNTILMIRPAAFRLNSQTADDNAFQAGLNMLPSAINTKARQEFDMLVNTLKAAGVDVIVVEDTTEPDTPDSVFPNNWISFHENGDVALYPMLAENRRAERREDILDLLEQMGFRIENVMDYTDAEQDGYFLEGTGSVVLDRQHGKAYCCLSERSNEELFIEFCEDFDLQPLIFEAFHTVNGRRKPIYHTNVMLCVGSGFAVICADAIEDKKERKMVLESLKDDGKEVILISGKQLDAFAGNMLEVLGTDGKHFVVMGAAAKASLTHDQLGRLQKHAEILSTDLATIEACGGGSARCMIAEVFLPKVP, from the coding sequence ATGCGCCAGAATACAAACACGATACTGATGATCCGGCCTGCGGCGTTCCGGCTCAATTCTCAAACTGCTGATGACAATGCTTTCCAGGCAGGTCTAAACATGCTGCCCTCGGCAATCAATACAAAAGCCCGGCAGGAGTTCGATATGCTGGTTAACACCCTGAAGGCCGCGGGTGTTGATGTCATCGTTGTCGAGGATACCACAGAACCGGACACGCCCGATTCGGTTTTTCCGAATAACTGGATTTCGTTCCATGAGAACGGCGATGTAGCTTTATACCCGATGCTTGCCGAAAATCGTCGTGCCGAACGCCGGGAAGACATTCTGGACTTGCTTGAGCAGATGGGGTTTCGTATTGAAAATGTAATGGATTATACCGATGCTGAACAGGACGGTTACTTCCTTGAAGGCACTGGAAGCGTCGTGCTTGATCGGCAACACGGCAAGGCCTACTGTTGCCTGTCCGAACGCAGCAATGAGGAGTTATTTATTGAATTTTGTGAGGATTTCGATTTGCAACCGTTGATCTTTGAAGCATTCCACACTGTCAACGGCAGAAGAAAGCCGATTTACCATACGAATGTGATGTTGTGCGTGGGCTCCGGCTTTGCGGTCATCTGTGCAGATGCGATTGAAGACAAAAAGGAACGGAAGATGGTTCTAGAAAGCCTTAAGGATGACGGGAAGGAGGTCATACTCATTTCAGGCAAACAGCTTGACGCTTTTGCAGGAAACATGCTCGAGGTGCTCGGTACCGATGGTAAGCATTTTGTGGTTATGGGTGCGGCCGCCAAAGCAAGCCTGACCCACGATCAATTGGGCAGGTTACAAAAACATGCCGAAATACTGAGCACCGACCTTGCAACTATAGAAGCTTGTGGTGGCGGAAGTGCCCGCTGTATGATAGCAGAGGTCTTTCTGCCGAAAGTGCCATAG
- a CDS encoding arginase, whose product MHEKITFLLNPSEITAGTRGASLGPDAIMTAARSAHSFLFSENDVRRLADVNQLLDKPALCPFAKNIEGVITIYKELHKAVPEIIREGAFPFIIAADHGSAGGTIAALKAVFPDKRLGVLWIDAHADIHTPYTTPTGNMHGMPLSVALHTDNMECKANDVDAATIEKWEILKSIGGDTPKVRPEDLLYIAVRDTEEQEDCIIRELNVENIAVSEVRKEGVDRILDRVKAKFMSCDMLYVSFDVDSMDPDMSSHGTGTPVKNGLTPAEAKAIMCAMAAHPKTVCMEVVEVNPCLDDKKNRMAEIAYDIIASTCEVLKR is encoded by the coding sequence ATGCACGAGAAAATTACTTTCCTTTTAAACCCATCTGAAATCACTGCCGGCACCCGCGGCGCATCTTTAGGTCCGGACGCTATTATGACCGCGGCACGCAGCGCCCATAGTTTTCTTTTTTCGGAAAATGACGTAAGGCGGCTGGCCGATGTGAACCAATTGCTTGATAAGCCTGCGCTTTGTCCTTTCGCAAAAAATATTGAAGGTGTCATCACGATTTACAAAGAACTTCATAAGGCGGTGCCGGAAATCATCCGTGAGGGCGCGTTTCCTTTTATCATCGCCGCCGATCACGGCTCAGCAGGCGGTACAATTGCTGCTCTCAAAGCGGTATTTCCGGACAAACGGCTTGGTGTTTTATGGATCGATGCACACGCCGATATCCATACGCCGTACACTACGCCGACGGGTAATATGCACGGTATGCCGCTGTCGGTGGCGCTGCATACGGACAATATGGAATGTAAGGCCAATGACGTCGACGCAGCGACTATCGAAAAATGGGAAATCCTGAAATCCATCGGTGGCGATACGCCTAAAGTACGGCCGGAAGATTTGCTGTACATCGCCGTGCGCGATACCGAGGAGCAGGAAGACTGTATCATTCGGGAACTTAACGTCGAGAATATTGCGGTTTCCGAGGTACGCAAAGAGGGTGTCGATCGTATATTGGATAGGGTCAAGGCTAAATTTATGTCCTGCGATATGCTTTATGTATCGTTCGATGTCGATTCGATGGATCCGGATATGTCGTCTCATGGCACCGGGACGCCGGTGAAAAACGGGTTAACTCCCGCGGAAGCCAAAGCCATCATGTGCGCCATGGCAGCCCACCCGAAAACCGTCTGCATGGAAGTCGTTGAGGTCAATCCGTGCCTGGACGACAAGAAAAACCGTATGGCAGAAATCGCATACGATATCATTGCATCGACCTGCGAAGTGCTTAAACGGTAG